One Desulfovibrio fairfieldensis genomic window carries:
- a CDS encoding C40 family peptidase → MFRPADNGPAPVKAQKVVHTAYSQMGKQYRLGGASPQKGFDCSGLIWWAYRQNGMSVPRVTVDQARTGQSVPKGLARPGDIVVFRTGQSPRGLHTGIYAGDDSFIHSPRRGERVRMESMNIPYWRSKLISVRRVVR, encoded by the coding sequence ATGTTTCGCCCCGCAGACAACGGACCGGCACCGGTCAAAGCGCAAAAAGTGGTTCACACCGCCTACAGCCAGATGGGCAAACAATATCGCCTGGGCGGCGCTTCGCCGCAAAAAGGCTTTGACTGTTCCGGCCTGATCTGGTGGGCTTACCGACAGAACGGCATGAGCGTGCCCCGAGTTACGGTTGACCAGGCCCGGACCGGCCAGTCCGTCCCCAAAGGCTTGGCCCGGCCCGGCGACATTGTGGTTTTCCGCACCGGGCAGAGCCCGCGCGGCCTGCATACCGGCATCTACGCCGGGGACGACTCCTTTATCCACAGCCCGCGCCGTGGCGAGCGGGTACGCATGGAGAGCATGAACATCCCCTACTGGCGCAGCAAATTGATTTCCGTACGCCGGGTCGTTCGCTGA
- a CDS encoding MerR family transcriptional regulator has translation MTRTASPTEGLLSIADISRHFSLPESTTRYYCKRFAAFIPSVGEGRRRRYRPETLEVIAAILEQMRKSRTAASVENALLARFPRNALAVSKPEPCLTQAEHPVAELLPAAALQLLERQTLALEGIAQLIHLVIERLPQPGMMLPETAQENQQLRKDVENLRVLLHASEKTQQADLDQLREWMTKVIRSRGKDAASA, from the coding sequence ATGACGCGCACGGCATCCCCGACAGAAGGCCTTTTGAGCATTGCGGACATCTCCCGCCATTTTTCTTTGCCGGAATCCACCACCCGCTATTACTGCAAACGCTTTGCGGCTTTTATCCCCAGCGTCGGCGAGGGCCGCAGGCGGCGCTACCGCCCGGAAACCCTGGAGGTCATTGCCGCCATCCTGGAGCAGATGCGGAAGTCGCGCACGGCGGCTTCAGTGGAAAATGCCCTGCTGGCCCGCTTCCCCCGCAATGCGCTTGCCGTTTCCAAGCCAGAGCCCTGCCTGACGCAAGCGGAGCATCCGGTTGCGGAACTTCTGCCCGCAGCGGCCCTGCAGTTGCTGGAACGCCAAACACTGGCCTTGGAGGGTATTGCCCAGCTTATCCATCTGGTTATTGAACGCCTGCCGCAGCCCGGCATGATGTTGCCTGAAACGGCGCAAGAAAATCAGCAACTGCGCAAGGATGTGGAAAACCTGCGCGTACTGCTGCATGCTTCGGAAAAAACCCAGCAGGCGGACCTGGACCAGCTGCGCGAATGGATGACCAAGGTTATCCGCAGTCGCGGCAAGGATGCGGCTTCGGCGTGA